The Solanum dulcamara chromosome 2, daSolDulc1.2, whole genome shotgun sequence region ATTCTGGCCCCAGTGCAGTTGACACACAGGTTTGAAACTCCGAGGAGTATTGACCCACCCCTCTATCCTCTACCCAACACAAATACCACATAGCAGGGTTTGAACAATGACATGCGCCTTAAGCACACGTCACGCGTTGTGTTCTTACTTCTAAATCAAACCTAAGAATGTTGAAGACCAGAAAATCATATTGTATTTTCTCTCAGTTTGTTATGTCCATATTTTCCTGAGAACATAACAATTAATGTGGAGAACTTGTCAAGTAGTTACTTTAAATTAATAGTAGCAGAGAAAATTTCAATACCACTTAGTTTCTCTTTCAATATATGGCTAAATACTATATGCCTAAATATGAACTTATGACAAATAGATGACTTCTGTCTATTGGGCACTCTTTGCATCATCTTTCACAAAATACATCATTGCTATACAAATTAGGTCATATGAATTGAAATACCTCTTCTCCCAACGATTTACGCTGAAGAGAAGATGGATTGCATGGTCATCCAACTGCGCCTTGTtagcaagaaaagaagaaatccTTTGCCCAACACCTGTATCTCTGTCGGGGAATCTCCATGATTCAACTGAATGTCCTTGCTCATCGAGGTACGTGTATAGTCTGCTAGATTGTGATGTCTTCCCACAACGGTCAAGCCCTTCTAAAACAATTAAGGCACCTCTTGAACtgatattttctttgttttccaTATGAATATTTCTTGAAGGCTTAAAAGGTAATGTCAAACTCAAACTAGACTTCAATGACCCCTGAGCCGCAACTGCACCAAATTTTATGGGGAAAGAACAGAAACTGTATCTAGAGCAGAGCTGTCGTAAGCATAAGTTACTCCACTGAGTTCCCATCATTTAGCTTAGAGTCATTAAAACCACAACTAACAGGTACAGGAAAACATGAACATACTAATGCAATATGCTATTgctggaagtcatttcaaacaAAATGTGTATATTCATTTACATGTTCTGCATCCATACATGTATACATGAATTTTTAATCTAGATATAGACATAAATGTATATACAGTTACACGCTGCTTAATACTATCACATACTTTTCAGTAAGAGGTTCATTTACAATAATACTAGAAGTAAAGTAGCCCAATCACAATTGGTAAAGGGACCATAAAGATATGACATCTGGGTTTAacttaatttcaaaaattaactcATGAGGGGAGATTGTTCAAGTGCATAAAAGCAAACTATAGTCAATTCTCCCATCAATGTGAGACTCTAACTCACTCTAACACATCCTTAACGCTCACCCCAACTAGAGCATGGAGCGGGAGCCCAAATGGGAATGAAGCTGACTCTGATATTATGTAAAGATGTGACACTCAACCTCAAAACCTAGCTCATGAGGAGAGACTAACTCAAATCCATATAAGCAAACCATCAATCTATTTCCACACTAATGTGAGACTCTAACCCACTCTAACAAGGACAAAGGACAAACACAAGTCATCAAACAATCAAAGTAAATTCCATATTGTAGGGCCTCCTAAGTTCAAACCACCGAGATAGTGTATACACATAGGTACTAAGGACATAGAGAAACGATCTTATAGTTTCTACATAACCAAAAGAATTGAGATCGATCAATGAACATCCACATACATATTTTCACTATAAGTAAGAAATTGAGCGCTAAGAAACTTACAAGGCCTTACTGAAGGTAAAGAAAATTGCAGGCATATCTCATCTCACCATGAAACCTATAATTCagtttcatgaaaataattattcgtTACTCCAAATCCCATGATCTGGTTTAGAATTTaatatatggaaaaaaaattaaaatattcttaaattatgtgaaataaaaataaatatgctTAGTTGATAATTtggttcaaaaatatttttactttcaATATTTTGGTTCAAAAATGCGTTACTTAAATAGGTCAAAAATgtcttttttcaaataaatatattatttttattcttttttaaacacaTTCTTTTactaatgattttttttcattaaaaaatatttatcctacttcaaatcgtaaaaaatattaagaaataaaaatattttctattttatcaaaaatattatcattatataattgaaaattaaaGATGGTGTTACTATAAGGACATTCCGATAAAAATATTACAAagaaccatattcttgtttcttttcttttaaaaccactttaacttataaataagtaggaaaataatctttattttttttcttattctcactttaacaattaaaatagaataacttCATGTACCTTTTTAATTGATAATacatgtcatatatataagatcatggTAACCCGCTATTAATTTTCATTTAGATAAAGATTAAAATTTTCTAATAcgagtttttttaatttcattatcttttccgaattgaagtagaataaacatttttaatagaaaaaaatcatcattaggaaaataatgtgtttaaaaagaaaagaaatatatatttatttgtaaaaagacatttttgacccattaaataacaataagggcaTTCTTTTTACCAAACTATCAATTGAGagcatttttgttcatttcacattgtttaaagacatttttgacccttttctgtTTAATGTATACATATGGAAAACAATTGATCAatgtatattatataaatttttatatacataatataattttttttgataaattcacCATGGGCCtatttgaaaattgaatgtGGTGTAATTACACAGTTTGACATGTTTGGTTGGCTAGGTATTACTTGGTCATCAGGTAATTGGGTGTAATCGGCATAGGAAATTACACTCTCCAATTCTCAAGGAAGAGTTGTGAACTGCTAGTAATTACATGGTGTAATTACAAGCTGGTTACGTTTTAATctcttccttttatttctatatttattttttccatttaaatttatttttaatttttattattttaatattttataaaaatatattttttattttttattactaaTGTTTCATTTCCTTCCCATTCTCAACAGTTTTTTCATGTGATTCCTTGCAAGtttttgtattatatatatttttatttattctatgtttattttttcattagcataattttgttagtattccaattttaaattaaagtagaattatttttgaataaggttatatatatactaacacttttcttttcttttaaatcatatttatgtacgttaTATTGTAATTTGATATAAgagtattatgttatattttttattttgaatttaaaaattatgttatattttcaatttcatttgttttagaagtattgatttgatatttcacattgcaaaccatatatttattagttagacttaatagaatatctttttgtcaaatattttaataattttatgatattatatttataatattaatcttTTTTGTCAAACATGCATTTGATGATGTTCATAGAAATCTTGTACATTTAGcttttatgattaatttaattaaaatatattaacttgaaaaaaataaatccttattttttttataatagtaGTGAAgaacatatatttattaattaatatagtttcaaatgataatatatatcttaaatatttcatttaatatcatttataaatgcctctaatataaatttttaatcttagataattaatttttatttttaaaatttaatagaatCTTATGATTGAACTTGTGCAACCAAACTATACATTTGTAATTACAATGTAATTACATTGTGACAAACAAACAGGTCAGCATAATTACTAAGTGTCACGACTcgatttcttaggtcatgattaCACCTACTAACACTCACCAACAGGTAAGCCTATCCCTTAACCCCTAGCCCGGAACTAGAGGCAACGGGCTATCAAGTGGAAGATAGTCAAAAGAATCAAGCGAAACAATAATAgtaagaagaagaaagggagCAATAGTAATACATCTACAAGGAACCACCCCAACACCTGACATcagtcagtaatcgagcatttaaataaaataagagtacaaggcttttacaaatacaaaatagGTACAGACAGTCTTCGAAagtaagtaaagactagtcctaactCAAAACGGATGGAAATCGACAACTCTGGACGCTAGGAGCTCAGCCAATCTACGAATGCAAGCCATTCCGCACCAAGCCAACTCAACGGTGATAACTCGTACTGTGATTTGCCAaatgcagaagtgtagtatgagtaccaattGAATGATACTCAATATGTATAGACCGACTGATCTCCACATATAAAGCAAGTATAGATAACATATAACAAGGTAAATacatcacaagtaactaataaggAGCTAACAAATGGTAGTACAAGAATTAAGAGAAAAGAGATAGGTTACATATAGAAAAGAATACAGGGTCAAGAAAAGCACCTAAAAGCGCAAGCCAACAACCTATTTACACTAAGAAGGCACAATAGGAGTCAACTAATCAAGAATGGAATACTAACTGTCACCACTAATCACATAGCCACCAAAGGACTAATCCAACTCAACCTAACCGGGAGTACCAACAACAAATCTAGGCTAAGACACCCTGTAgaccaactacaaatacaaTAAGAGATAAGTACAAGGGTAATCAAATAACAACCAATCGGATACCCATACCCctagaaggtacaaacaataacaaacataaccCCGCCCCCCATAAAATAAAGGGACAAGCAACAAACAAATATACGGAtgataggcgatgctaatgaatgcaatcTTGTAGTAAAACCAGTAACATCGTCGGTGGCTCTCAACGATCATCaaaaagtgtatagacccactcCTGCCCTCGTCTTTTCATGTGGGACCCAGGCAGCTTCCTCATTTAGTTCAATGGTGCACCGACCAAAAGGGCACATAGGGCAGGTGGAAAGTCTGTACACACTGTCTAGGGTCGGATCAGGTCTTATATAAACATATAGCATCCCCATAGTGGTACTCGAAAGTGTGTAGCCAAGCCAATATATAAAAAGGGAGATGTCGCACCCGATATCAATAAAAGTTAGTAACCTCTAACCATAGGCACCCTAAAAAGTGTTCGCCCAATCAGCCAGTAAACTCTTAGGGGCATCAACCCACTAGCAAAAGTAAATTCGGAGGCATCAACAAGTGACCAAGTAATATAGGTGGTACGACTCTCATTAAAAATCAGTTTCAAAAATGGTAAAAGCGTGAAAAAGACTTCTAAATACAATAGTGAAACTTCATAAATAAATCGGGATCGTAACGCAAAACGTGCGAAGATGCTCAAACAATGCAAgaatgccatcaccagcatccaaacatgtaacatccctcaaaaatgcccacaaaataccctaagaatgccttggaaataggccgctcatttAACGCATTATTCagtctttttgaaaaatccgaatttggaatatcgatcaaggggtcaaaacctacggaaaaatggtctcgatagatttttaggacccgtagatcgaaagaaagatttttgaagaattcaCAAAACAGTGTGGTCTGCGACAGGACTGCGTCGCAGACCTAGGAAGCAGTTCTGGTcgaattaagttttttttagggcggtttagacttttcccaaattattagttaatgaacctagacgtttttaggacctaattcaactctataaattaacttaaacctctaattctattcattcttctacaattcatctatcaaatatttttctctctacaaaaaggctctcaagggtttccattgaagacttcaagaaaattcactcaatttctccatcaaaactcttaagttcttccaaattaatttgtgttctcactcaaggtatgttggtattgattcatgaatcctttcatccatgaagcccagtCAACtgctcaaggttttctatcaaattaaagtatggtattttatgagttttgtgatctctattccaattgcatgaattttgatttaaaatatgatcatgagtctattttgatataaactgatggttattgaattaaattgaagagtttttccataaattctcctattttgatttttagggttcatggtgtaaattatgagtattttcaattatacttccaaatgatattatctatatgaattatgtatgggctgatatgaAGTTaatcatgcatatcttcaagttaatttcatgattttcaagtatattgatcatgcattcatgacataccctaatttcaagttcaaactagggtcatgaattttcaaagtatgaattatgactatgtatttccagtatgatcatgaattataagtacatctcaaattatggaatttcatgcaagttatgaaacaAGGTGACTTAgagccctatgtggtgacctaaggcctaacgatatgaattatgcaaaaatgattgtaatgatgaaaggacaattctcacattataagtatgttatgaaaatgagctactctatgatttcaagcctacgatcatgactatgatatatgaaatttgatattatgttatgtattattctgtgggatttgacttagcatcgagtgaaCTTGAGATGGGGGCCCTACTAAAAGCCTTAGTatcagcctcatgtcccataaactacgtgccaccgtaggttgcctttatagcctagctagtggatccacaaatagcacatgttcatgattaggagtctaccttggaaaagtaGCCTCGTCCTTCTCAATGTGGGtatcatcaaattccatgttatagctcgcatggtcttattgtcagttatggttcatatcccacatatgtatgatttcttaagtatgttatgattttgaacttattcttttaaatgctttggtcaatattattttttcatgactttacgtattccatcttatcatgtgatttacttgacctttgcattccatgattgtGATACCCTGGAATTGTTTTTGCAAAGattcaaacatttcttcacgtgagtgtagactcggaccgaaagacttgtaattttttacatgagttaggatcaactattaagtaattgaagtgtgttagatgtgtttaggggtcataagggatctctaacaccaagtcgagtccaaagaactccaatcaattaagttttcggacgagttagtataagggtcaacttcaaacaaccatatctcctaggatataaagaactagGTGgtccacgacctaccaaattaaaggtatttgagtcttctttccaactccaccaagattgcaatttttggagttcggattcaaaagttatggccattttactacagtaCTGACTAGTACTGCAAGAATTTCAGGCGTGGgcaaaatttaggcttggcgctctaGTGGCGCCctacgccactatagcgctagaaaacagcctcagtagtttggggcttggcgagatgcgccactattagatgtgcaggattttaagcctattttgtcttggcgctgcagtggcgcgatgcgccactatagcgccagcaaggtttttgcccaatttttcaaatttttgaagaggggcaacttggatttttccctaattatatataccctatccttgaacgttttggaaccatttttcagtcctctctctctctaaaaagccctaaaattttccctctcttcttcttcttctccaaatccttctccaacaaagattgccttcaagagcttcaagaattcaagccttccattgaagacctaacatcaagatttcttcaaagtcttcaaataaggtatgtaaggctaacctaaaatatggatttagttcttccatatgcccatagatatgttggataggagttgtaaaagagttgaaccttctaagaggttttcttgaaagtttttctaaactatagaatgtttttagatactattggttgattgatgattttaatgacttgagttactaaataactatttttcatattattaactacaaatatatctttgtatatagatttataggtattgacgatattcttgagttgagttttgttgagaatatgggttcatgtttcattcacatgaacccaagatgagatttcttgtcataaatgtcttgaggttgagatggatagttgtgtgtatatatgtattgattggaatgaaaagaataaattagttagttaagaatgtccctttgcttctataaaatgaacatatgacaaaaataaggattttggagtagatgtttgatgattgatgtgatgatgatatttgacaatgatgtgatgataatatttgatggtgatgtgaatggtggtgttttgatgatggtgtgagtgatgatgtgaatagtgATTATCTAATATGTGTAGAaggattgatgaagaggtatgttgatgaggatgttatgtgatgaagtgaattgaagtctaatgtgattatgtgatatgtgaattgcatattttgagtcgattggagtcttatgagtattttgaaaataaagaatcttttgagaaggaattttaaatacataatttgtgagaatttttgcataaactatttatacactattttgagtttaagaaatgattattttcatctatgatttaaaaaagagtttaagcatgagttgagtttgaaaaatcttttaattattttgaacatgagtattttgagtataaatgagttgaac contains the following coding sequences:
- the LOC129880637 gene encoding thymidylate kinase-like isoform X2; translation: MMGTQWSNLCLRQLCSRYSFCSFPIKFGAVAAQGSLKSSLSLTLPFKPSRNIHMENKENISSRGALIVLEGLDRCGKTSQSSRLYTYLDEQGHSVESWRFPDRDTGVGQRISSFLANKAQLDDHAIHLLFSVNRWEKRVLMEDKLRSGTTLIFNHYSYSGVAFSSAKGLDIEWCSRDRVVSSGSSCIP
- the LOC129880637 gene encoding thymidylate kinase-like isoform X1, which codes for MMGTQWSNLCLRQLCSRYSFCSFPIKFGAVAAQGSLKSSLSLTLPFKPSRNIHMENKENISSRGALIVLEGLDRCGKTSQSSRLYTYLDEQGHSVESWRFPDRDTGVGQRISSFLANKAQLDDHAIHLLFSVNRWEKRVLMEDKLRSGTTLIFNHYSYSGVAFSSAKGLDIEWCKAPEIGLLAPDLVVYLDISPEKAAERGGYGGERYEKLEFQKKVAKSYLALHDSSWK